A window of Verrucomicrobiia bacterium genomic DNA:
CAGCGTTTTCACGCCTTTCAGGCATTCCTGCAAAAAACCGGTGGATTCGGCCAGCGCCGCGCGCGCGCTGAGATAAATCGCGCGCAGTTTGATCTGCACCCAGCGGATCAGGAAAAATGACGGGACCAGGACCGCGAGCAGGACCAGCGTGAGCGATCCCGCGATGTGGAAGAGAAAAAGAAGCAGCGCCGTGATCTTCAGGACATCCGTCAGCACCCCGACCATGCCGACGCTCAGCGATTCGCCGATGGAATCCGTGTCCGTCGTGAGCCGCGTCAGGATGGCGCCGACCGGATGATGGTCGAAAAAAACGCGCGGCAGGCGAAGCACGTGCCGGTAAAGATCGCTGCGCAGGAAATAAATGCCCGTCTGCCCCACGGCTTGATAGATATAGGCGCACGAGCCGTCCACGGCATAGCTCAAGGCCCAGACGCCCAGCATGGCCGCAACGAGCGCCGGCATTTTTTCCCAGTGCCCAGCCATGAGGCAGGTGTCCACGAACGTCATGAGAAGCCACGGGCCGAGCACCGCGGCCGCGATCGACAGGGGCAGCAGGCCGAACGTGATTTTGACCCACAGGAGTCTCGGCCGCAGCGCGCGCAAGGCCTTCGAAAGGAGCAGGAGTTTCTTTTTCATGTTTCCTCCGCCCCGCCGGGCACGCCCGGCTCCGCGGGTTCCGCGGTCGCTTCTTTCGGAAATTCTTCTTCCCTTTCGGGCGCCGCGTTCTGCAAAAGCCACGTGTCGCGGTAAAAGCCTCCGCGGCGCAGCAGCTCTTCATGCGTTCCCTGGTCCGCGATTTTTCCGTCTTCCAGCACGAGGATGAGGTCCGCTTTTTCGAGCGCCTTCACGCGGTGCGAGACAAGGAGAAGGCTCTGGATGTGCCGCTTTTGATAAATCGTCTCCAGAAGCCGCCGCTCGGTTTCATAATCCACAGCCGAGAGCATGTTATCCAGGATCAGCAGCGAGCACGGCGCAAGCAGCGCGCGGGCCAGGGCCATTCTCTGTTTTTGCCCGCCGGAGAGCATGATGCCTTTTTCGCCCACGAGCGTTTTCTCCTGCTGCGGAAAATGCCTGACTTCATTTTCCAGGGCGCATTCCCGAAAAATCCGCCACAGCTCGTCGTCCCCCAGATGCGCGCCGGAAAGAAATTCCACGTTGTCGCGGACGGTTTCCGAAAAAAGAAAAGGTTCCTGCGTGACGGTCCTGATCTTCGAGCGGAGTTTCGCGAGGTCCATGACCGCCGCGTCTTCCCCGTCCACGAAAATGCGGCCGGGGCCCGGATCGAGGTACCCGTTCAGGCAATTGACGAGCGTCGTCTTTCCCGCGCCGATGCGGCCGAGAATCCCCACGACCTTGCCCGGCGGGGCCTTGAAGGAAACGCCGCGCAGGATCTCACCGTCCGCCCCCGGATACGCGTAATGAAGGTCGCGCACTTCCAGTCCGGGCTCAGGCTTTGCCGGCGCCGCAATGGCGGCCGCTCGGGCCGGAGCGCCTTCGCTCCGGCACTGAGAAGACCCTCCGCGCTCGAAGCGCGGAGCTCGGGCCGGCGGCTTTTCGCTCAGGATCGTCTCGATGCTTTCCAGGCCCAGGATGCCCTGCTGCAGCATGTTCGTCATCCAGTTGAGGCCCATGAGCGGCGCCATGATGAGCGCGATGTAGGCGAGGTAGGCCGTAAGATCGCCGACCGAAAACTCCCCGCGCAGGACCATGCGCGCGCCGAGCGCGAGCACCAGGATTTTCAGCAGGGATTCGAGGCTGCCCAGGAGAGGCCCGAGAAAGCAGTTCCACACCGACATCTTGAGGCCGGTCGTGAGCCAGCCGAGATTGTGCGTTTTAAATTTGCGGCGTGCCCACCGGGCCATGGAAAAGTTTTTGATCACTTCGACCGCGGACAACGACGACGCGCTGAAGGCCGAGAGGTCGCGCATGTGCGCCATCTGCCGGCGTGAAAGGATGCGGACATGCTCCATGCCGGTCCGGTAAACCGCGAACACGAC
This region includes:
- a CDS encoding ABC transporter ATP-binding protein, coding for MATRRMRLLFHYLGQHKAEYLLAALATLGTNWIAVTLPHYIKLSVDLITSGGADFSRLRRYLAVMAALAAGMAAARIFSRFLFYNAAREIERRMKGDLLEKLLSLDKNYYDRNSSGAVISRINNDITGVRLLCGFGVFQVVNLLSSFSLAPAQMWRLSPRLTLWAAFAAAVVFAVYRTGMEHVRILSRRQMAHMRDLSAFSASSLSAVEVIKNFSMARWARRKFKTHNLGWLTTGLKMSVWNCFLGPLLGSLESLLKILVLALGARMVLRGEFSVGDLTAYLAYIALIMAPLMGLNWMTNMLQQGILGLESIETILSEKPPARAPRFERGGSSQCRSEGAPARAAAIAAPAKPEPGLEVRDLHYAYPGADGEILRGVSFKAPPGKVVGILGRIGAGKTTLVNCLNGYLDPGPGRIFVDGEDAAVMDLAKLRSKIRTVTQEPFLFSETVRDNVEFLSGAHLGDDELWRIFRECALENEVRHFPQQEKTLVGEKGIMLSGGQKQRMALARALLAPCSLLILDNMLSAVDYETERRLLETIYQKRHIQSLLLVSHRVKALEKADLILVLEDGKIADQGTHEELLRRGGFYRDTWLLQNAAPEREEEFPKEATAEPAEPGVPGGAEET